CCTCGTCCTCTCGGCGAGCACGAGCGAGTCCTACGGCTGGCTCTTCAAGCTGCTGTGCGAGCCCGGGGACAACGTGCTCGTCCCCGCGCCCAGCTACCCCCTCTTCGAGTACCTCACGCGCCTGGAGGGCGTGGAGGCGCGCACCTACCGCCTGCCGCGCGCGCCTGGCTTCGGCCTGGACGTGGAGGAGGTGGCCGCCGCGAGGGACGCCCGCACCCGTGCCGTGCTCGTGGTGAACCCCGGCAACCCCACCGGCCACTACCTCCACGAGGGCGAGCTGGAGGCCCTGGGCCGGCTGTGCGCGGAGGCCGGGCTGGCGCTCCTCTCGGACGAGGTGTTCTCCGACTTCGCCTGGGACGAGGCGCCGGGCCGGGTGCCCACCGTGGCCGGGCGCGAGCTGCCCATGCTCACCTTCTCCCTCTCCGGCCTGTCCAAGGTGGCGGGGCTGCCCGGCCTCAAGCTGGGGTGGACGCACGTGGGCGGGCCCGCCGCCCTCCGCGAGGAGGCCCTGGCCCGGCTGGAGCTGGTGGCGGACACGTACCTGCCGGTGAACACGCCCGTGCAGCTCGCCCTGCCGGGGCTGCTGGCGCATGCGCCGCGCTTCCAACAGGCCCTGCTCGCCCGGGTGAAGGAGAACCGGCGCCGGTTGCTCCAGGCCCGCCCGGCGGAGGCCCGCTGGGACGTCCTGCCCGCTCAGGGGGGATGGAGCACCGTGTTGCGCATTCCGCTGGAGCCCGGGGAGGAGGCCACGTGCCTGGCCCTGCTCGACGAGGGCGTGTGCGTGCAGCCGGGCTACTTCTACGACTTCACCGGCGGGGCCTTCCTGGTGCTCTCCCTGCTGCCGGCACCGGAGCACTTCTCCGCCGCGATGGAGCCGCTCGTGCGCGTGCTGGCCACGAGCGGATAGAGGCAGGCTACCGGGACGCCGGGCCGCCCACCGCCTCGCGAGGCACCTTGCCCGTGGTCCCGAGGCTCCCGGCGAGGCCGTAGCACTCGATGCCCAGCTGGCGGTCCCACGCGGATTCGCCCTCGAGGCGGCTGGCCCGGCGGCGCGCCAACAGCGCGGGCAGCTCCGTGACGAAGAGGCCGTAGTAGCCCGCCGAGTCCTCGAGCATCGCCGATGGGGCAATGCCCAGCTCCCGCTCCAGGCGCTCCAGCCCGGCGAGGAAGAGGTTCTGGCAGTCCTCGTTGGACGCCGTACCCCGGGGCACGTCCAGGGCCAGCTCGATGATCGAGCGGCCGGACATGTTCCGGGCGAGCTCCTGACGCACCTTGTTGCGCTGCTCCCGTGCATCCAGGGCGCGCGCCTCCTCGGCGCGTACCGAGGCTCGATTCACCAGGGCTGTGCTCATCGGCTCCTCCCCAGAGGCCCGGAATTGGGCCCGTCTCCATCATTATTTGGAGACGCCTGACGCGGCTTCGTGATGCGCCTGACGGAGATAAGGACCGCCGGCTCGATCTTCATGCAAACAAGGAGGCGAACGTTCTCCAGCCAGCAGAGTGCTGCCCCGGGGGGAGGTCCGCGTGCTCTTGTCCACAGCCCCCTACGCCGTCTTGCGGGGGGCGGCGGCCGCGGACGGCAGCTCGTTGAGCACCAACCAGTACATGCCCAGCTGCCGCACCGCCTCGAAGAAGGCGGTGACGTCCACCGGCTTGTGGACGAAGCTGTTCACCCCCAGCTCGTAGCTCTCCACCAGGTCGCGCTCCTCCTTGGAGGAGGTGAGCACCACCACCGGCAGCGCGCGCGTCTGCTCGTTGGCGCGGATGCGCCGCAGCACCTCCAGGCCGTCGATGCGCGGCAGGTGCAGATCCAACAGCACCACCTGCGGCCGGATGGAGGGATCCCGATTCGCGTGCCTTCCCTGCACGAAGAGGTAGTCGAGCGCCTCGGCCCCGTCCCGCACCACCACCACCGGGTTGTGCAGGCCGCTCTTGCGGAACGCCCGGAGGGTCATCAACTCGTCGTCGGCATTGTCCTCGACGAGCAGGACGACACGCTGGCTGAGCTCATACATGGGACTCTCTCCTCCGAGGATTCCGGGTCTTTCCTCGGGACTCTCCTGCCTTCGTAGTTTTAGCTGAAGTCTCGCTGGAATTCTACAGCCAAGTTGGAGTCTTCTTCCCCTCAACAAAAACAAAACGCCCGGTGGGGAAGACTCCCACCGGGCGTTCAGGGCTGAAGACGGGGGTGTGACGGCTACGCCTGCGCGGGCTTGCGCGAGATGCGGTACAGCACGAAGCCCATGATGGCGAAGGCGATGACGCCGATCAGGTCATAGCCGGCCGCGCCCACGGAGTGGTGCAGGGCCTGCTCCACGGACAGCTTGGAGATGGCGGCGTTGACGCCCTCGTTCACCGAGAGGATGGCGACGACGACGCCGGCCAGCGCGCCACCAGCCACCAGGCCCGTGGAGAAGAGGTTGCCGGGCCCGAGCTCGGACTCCTCCACGTGCTCGCCCTTGCGCTGGGCCATGTAGTCGGACAGGCCCTTGATGGCGCCGCCCACGAAGATGGGGGCGGTGGTGGACAGCGGCAGGTAGGCGCCCACGGCGAAGGACAGCGACTTGACGCCGCACAGCTCCATCGTCACCGACAGGGCCACGCCCACCAGCACGAACTGCCAGTCGAGGTTGAAGGACAGCAGGCCCTTGATGAGGGTGGCCATCAGCGTGCCCTGCGGGGCGGGGAAGGCGTCCGTGCCGATCATGTGCTGCACGCCCTGGGCCCGCAGCGCCTCGGTGGGCGTGTCCAGCAGCTTCATGGTGAGGCCGATGACGATGGCCGCGGCCACCGCGCCAATCATGAGGCCGATCTGCTGCGCCCTCGGGGTGGCGCCCACCAGGTAGCCCGTCTTCAGGTCCTGCGAGGTGGCGCCCGCGTTGGCCGCGGCGATGCACACCATGCCGCCCACGCACAGCGCCATGGGCTGGTACATGTCACCCGTCCAGCCGATGCCGATGAAGATGAGGCAGGTGGCCATCAGCGTGGCGATCGTCATGCCGGAGATGGGGTTGGACGACGAGCCGATGATGCCCACGATGCGCGAGGCCACCGTCACGAAGAAGAAGCCGAACACCACGATGAGGATGCCCAGCAGCAGCCGGCCGAAGACGCTGCCCGGCAGGAAGGGCAGGGCGGCCATCGTGAGGATGAGGCCCACGCTGCCGAAGAGCACGAAGGTGATGGGCAGGTCGCGCTCGGTGCGCTTCTGCGCGGCGCCCGCGGCGCCCTCCTTGAAGGACGCGATGCTCTCCTTGAAGGCCGCGACGATGGTGGGCAGCGTCTTGAGCAGCGTGATGAAGCCGCCCGCGGCCACCGCGCCCGCGCCGATCTGCCGCACGTACGCGCGGTAGATGGCCGTGGCCGTGTTGGCGAAGCCGTGCGTCGCCGGATCCCACCCGCCCGGGCCACCGGCCGTGGTGAGGCTCGTCAGGTAGCCCAGCTTCACCAGCTGCTCCGCGATGGTGTCCGGCGGAACCACCGAGGCCAGCAGCGGGATGATGCCCAGCCACGCCAGCACGCCACCGGCCACCAGCACGCCAGCGATCTTGGGGCCGACGATGTAGCCCACGCCCAGGTACTCGGGGGTGATGTCGCCATTGAGCGTGGCGGACGGGAAGTACTTGTTGGCCTGCTTCGTCACCAGCGCCGGCGTCTCGGCGATGAGCTTCACGATCTTCTGCAGCAGCGCGTACACGAAGGCGAAGCCCACGCCCTGGAAGGCGATCTTCGCCAGGTCTCCGCCCTTCTCACCGGCGATGAGCACCGAGGCGCACGCCGTGCCCTCGGGGTAGGGCAGGTTGCCGTGCTCCTTCACGATGAGCGAGCGGCGCAGCGGCACCATCATCAGCGTGCCGAGCACGCCGCCCAGCAGCGCCAGGGTGAAGATGGTCCAGTACTCGAAGAAGCTGGAGCCCTGGCTGTCGGTGCTCAGGAAGAGGAAGCCGGGCAGGGTGAAGACCACGCCCGCGGCGATGGACTCGCCCGCCGAGCCGATGGTCTGCACCACGTTGTTCTCGAGGATCGTCGAGCCCCCCAGCTTCTTGAGCAGGGAGATGGCGAGCACCGCGATGGGGATGGAGGCGGAGACCGTCAGGCCCGCCTTCAGGGCCAGGTACACCGTGGCGGCGCCGAAGATGACGCCGAAGAGCACGCCGATGCCGATGGCCTTGGGCGTGAACTCGGCGACGTCGGTGCGGTCGGCGGTGATGTAGGGCTGGAACTCCGCTGTCTTGGGGACTTCGTTCGAGGCGGAGGTGGCCGCGACGGCGACGCTCCGAACCGCCTCGGACTTGGCTGCTTCAGGCTTCAATGGGGGCTCCCAGAAGGGGGACGACCGTGTCGGGGGTGGAGTTCTACAACTCCCTCCCCGGTCCTCCAAATGGCCGCTGGGAGCCGGGACCCAGGCAGGCGGGCGTGACGCTATGCGGCGATGTCCCGCGGGCCGGGCTCCGCCGGGGGCTCCCCGCGCCCGGGCGAGGGGGGCAGGGTGGTGAGGTTGGCCCGCTGCTCCCTCGGGACGAAGAGGCTCTTGAGGTTGTAGGCCAGCAGCGCCGCGACGAAGCCCGGCTGCAGCAGCCCCTCCATCCCCTTGCGCATGTGCAGCACCTCGTAGAAGGCGTGGCAGGACTTCGCGTCCAGCGAGGTCAGGTCGATCATGTTCTGGACGGACCACTGCACGGCCTTCAGCCCCAGGGGCCGCTTGCCCCGGGTCTCCGGGTAGGCCAGGTCCATGGTGGTGGTGAGGAACCAGCACAGGCCGACGATCTTGCTGAGCTCCTTCTGGAAGCTCCGCGCCAGCCCCGCGTGCAGGCCCCCCGGCGAGGTGCGCGCCCGGGCCACCTTCTCCCCGAGCAGCTTCGCGCCCAGGCAGGCGACCGTCATGCCCTGGCCGAAGACGGGGTTGAGCGCGCAGACGGTGTCGCCCAGGAGCACGAAGCCCTCCGGGAAGCGCGCCATCTTCTCGTAGTGCATCCAGCGGCTCGTCGGAATCTTGTACGAGACGGGCGCGGTCAGCGGCTTGGCCTCGCGGATGTACTCATAGAGGTGGGGCGAGGGCAGCCCGCGCGCGAACTCCAGGAAGCCCTCGTCATCGATGGGCGCGTGGTCTCCGAAGTACCCGTTGAGGCTGACGATCCACCGCCCCCCCTCCACGTTGGAGATGAAGCCCGAGCGCTTCGCCTCGGGGGCACGGCCGTTGACGACCAGGATCTTCCACTCATCGAAGCCCGCGGGGCGCTCGTAGAGCCGGCTCGTGTAGCCCAGGTCGATGCCCACCTGCTCTTCTTCCGGGCGGCCGTAGCCCAGCGCCTCCAGCCAGTGCGGGGCCCGCGAGCCCCGGCCGCTGGTGTCCACCACCAGCCCGCCCTCGAGCGTCCGCTCTCCCTCGGGGCCCTTCACCTTCGCCCCGGTGACGCGCGTGCGCGAGGCGTCCGTGAGCAGCTCCTCCACGGCGTAGCCCTGCCACACCTCGATGTTCGGCCGCGCGGTGACGCGTGCGCGCACCTTCCACTCCAGGAAGGGCCGGGAGACGAGCACGGAGTGGGGACCGCCCTCGTAGCGGACCTTCCAGCTGCCCGACTGGAGCCAGGCGGCGTCCCGGGCCAGGTCGACGAGATCCGCCCCCTCCTGCACCAGCTCCCGCACCAGCCCGGGGAACAGGCCATCCAGCACCGTCAGCCCGGCCTCCAGCAGGGCGTGGATGTGGCGCCCCTGCGGAGCGTTCTTGCGCGCCTCCGGGCCTTCCGGCAGCTGCTCCCTCTCCAGGATGATGACCTTCTCGAAGTGCTCGGAGAGCACCCGCGCGCTCAAGAGTCCCGCCATGCTGCCACCAATGACAATGGCCGGTCCGGGTCCTCGCTCGTTGGGACGCACTCTCACCTCTCTGATGTTCGGGCTGGGTGACTGCTCGCTGTGGGGGCTTGCGAGGATATGTGAAGCTGAAAGGAACCGGTACGTCCTGCCGGTACGTCCCGGATGCGCTGGCAGGGTGGGACAACCGGGGCCTCCCCAACACGACGGGTCGCGTTTACGCGATGCGACAGGATGGATGCCGGCACTCCTGCCGAGGGAGCGGCTTCACGCGAAGTGCGTGCCGGGCAGCGCGGACGGAAAACGGCATTTCAGGCGAACGGTGCTAGGATGACCGCATCCATGAGCAACGCTGAGTTGAAGCGGCTGGTTCTCAAGTTCGTCCTGGAGCAGCAGTTGGCGATGCTGACTGCGCTGGGGCCCGTGGCGTACATGATCACGCTGACGCTGGGCCTGCCTCCGGACCAGGCCTGGTTCGTCACCTGGGTCAACTTTGGCACGCTGACGCCGGTGTTCGGGGTCCTCATCCCCCTGGCGATCATCTGGTTCGAGCTGAAGAACGCGCTCACGCCCCGCGTGGACGAGATTCCCGGCGAGAGGCTGAAGCGCATCCTCAAGGCCCCCTGGCGCATCGAGATGGGGGCGTGGCTGGGTTACGGCGTGTCGTGCGTGCTGTGGGCCGGCTGGCCCACGGTGCTGTACGGGCTGGACCCCTGGGACGTGCCGCTGACGGTGGCCTCGTTCATGGTGCTGGCCAAGGTGGTGGGCATCCGCATGGCGCTGCGGCTCGAGCGGCTGCTGCGTCCCTACGCGCTCGAGGAGTTCCACAAGTACCCGCAGGCGCGCGTCGAGGACAGCGGGTTCTCGTGGCCCAAGATGCGCTGGTACCTGCCCTACTGCTTCGCCCTCTTCGTGCTCGCCACGCTGACGGTGACGAGCATCATCGTCTACAAGAAGACGCAGTATGGCTTCGGTGAGCTGTTCACCAACCTGGCCCGGCTGGTGCCGGCCACGGTGCTGACGCAGCTGCGCACGGACGTCGCCAGCATCCTGGGCACCATCGTGGTGCCGGTGGTGTCCGTCGGTGGCTTCATGATCTTCGCGGCCGCGTGGTGCGCCTGGGAGCTGGCCCGTCAACAGAGCCAGGGCACCGAGGCCGTGCAGAAGTCCATCGAGTCGATCGCCTCGGGCCGGCCCTCGCTGCCGGACTGGGTGGCCACGGACGAGGTGGGTGACCTGTCCATCTCCACCGCGTCCGCCTTCGAGCGGCTGCGGACGTTCTCCTCCTCGCTGAGTGACTCGGCCTCGCTGCTGGGCAAGTCCGCGGAGGCGCTCAACGACTCGCACAAGGATCAGACGGAGGCGCTCTCCATCCAGGCCGCGTCGCTCCAGGAGACGCAGGTCACCGCGCAGGAAATCAAGCAGACGTCGATGGTGGCCGCCCAGAAGGCGGAGGACGTGCTGCAACAGGCCGAGCGCGCGGATCAGATCGGCCGCGCCGGTGAGGCCGCGCTCGAGCAGAGCCTCTCGGGCATGCACGACATCCAGAAGCAGGTGATGGACATGGCGCAGAGCATCCGCTCCCTGGACGAGCGGGCGCGGCAGATCGCCAACATCACCACCACGGTGAAGGGGCTGGCGGACCGCTCCAACATGCTGGCGCTCAACGCCGCCATCGAGGCGGTGCGCTCGGGCGAGCACGGCAAGGGCTTCAGCGTGGTGGCGCGCGAAATCCGCAGCCTGGCGGACCAGTCCATCAAGGCCACCTACAGCGTGCAGAACATCCTGCAGGACCTGAGCGAGGCCATCCGCCTCACGGCGGACATGACCGAGGGTGGCTCCGTGAAGGTGCAGGGCAGCGTGCAGCAGCTGCAGTCCTTCGGCGACAACATCAAGCAGCTGTCCGGCATCGTGCGCGACAACGTGAGCTCCGTGCGGCAGATCTCCGCCGCCGTCACGCAGCAGAACCAGGGCATCGGGCAGATCTTCCAGGCGGTGAACGACCTGACGCAGATCATGGACAAGACGATGTCGAGCCTGCGCACCAGCGACGAGGCCGCGGACCAGATGCGGCTGGTGGCCGAGCGCGTGAGCACCTTCGTGGGCGAGTACGACTGGCAGAGCCGCAAGCAGCGCGCCGCCGGCCTGCCGCCGCCGCTTCCGGGAACGGGCGGTGGTGAAGGCCCCTCGGGAGAGTCGGTCGC
The sequence above is drawn from the Archangium gephyra genome and encodes:
- a CDS encoding citrate lyase holo-[acyl-carrier protein] synthase encodes the protein MSTALVNRASVRAEEARALDAREQRNKVRQELARNMSGRSIIELALDVPRGTASNEDCQNLFLAGLERLERELGIAPSAMLEDSAGYYGLFVTELPALLARRRASRLEGESAWDRQLGIECYGLAGSLGTTGKVPREAVGGPASR
- a CDS encoding methyl-accepting chemotaxis protein, whose amino-acid sequence is MSNAELKRLVLKFVLEQQLAMLTALGPVAYMITLTLGLPPDQAWFVTWVNFGTLTPVFGVLIPLAIIWFELKNALTPRVDEIPGERLKRILKAPWRIEMGAWLGYGVSCVLWAGWPTVLYGLDPWDVPLTVASFMVLAKVVGIRMALRLERLLRPYALEEFHKYPQARVEDSGFSWPKMRWYLPYCFALFVLATLTVTSIIVYKKTQYGFGELFTNLARLVPATVLTQLRTDVASILGTIVVPVVSVGGFMIFAAAWCAWELARQQSQGTEAVQKSIESIASGRPSLPDWVATDEVGDLSISTASAFERLRTFSSSLSDSASLLGKSAEALNDSHKDQTEALSIQAASLQETQVTAQEIKQTSMVAAQKAEDVLQQAERADQIGRAGEAALEQSLSGMHDIQKQVMDMAQSIRSLDERARQIANITTTVKGLADRSNMLALNAAIEAVRSGEHGKGFSVVAREIRSLADQSIKATYSVQNILQDLSEAIRLTADMTEGGSVKVQGSVQQLQSFGDNIKQLSGIVRDNVSSVRQISAAVTQQNQGIGQIFQAVNDLTQIMDKTMSSLRTSDEAADQMRLVAERVSTFVGEYDWQSRKQRAAGLPPPLPGTGGGEGPSGESVA
- a CDS encoding pyridoxal phosphate-dependent aminotransferase — encoded protein: MSGFSARTGFPRTWNPLARALDERRRRGLPLLDLTETNPTRVGLPAPEPALLASPGALGYAPEPQGLLPAREAVAAHLASRGAPVSPGHLVLSASTSESYGWLFKLLCEPGDNVLVPAPSYPLFEYLTRLEGVEARTYRLPRAPGFGLDVEEVAAARDARTRAVLVVNPGNPTGHYLHEGELEALGRLCAEAGLALLSDEVFSDFAWDEAPGRVPTVAGRELPMLTFSLSGLSKVAGLPGLKLGWTHVGGPAALREEALARLELVADTYLPVNTPVQLALPGLLAHAPRFQQALLARVKENRRRLLQARPAEARWDVLPAQGGWSTVLRIPLEPGEEATCLALLDEGVCVQPGYFYDFTGGAFLVLSLLPAPEHFSAAMEPLVRVLATSG
- a CDS encoding response regulator, producing the protein MYELSQRVVLLVEDNADDELMTLRAFRKSGLHNPVVVVRDGAEALDYLFVQGRHANRDPSIRPQVVLLDLHLPRIDGLEVLRRIRANEQTRALPVVVLTSSKEERDLVESYELGVNSFVHKPVDVTAFFEAVRQLGMYWLVLNELPSAAAAPRKTA
- a CDS encoding NAD(P)/FAD-dependent oxidoreductase, whose protein sequence is MAGLLSARVLSEHFEKVIILEREQLPEGPEARKNAPQGRHIHALLEAGLTVLDGLFPGLVRELVQEGADLVDLARDAAWLQSGSWKVRYEGGPHSVLVSRPFLEWKVRARVTARPNIEVWQGYAVEELLTDASRTRVTGAKVKGPEGERTLEGGLVVDTSGRGSRAPHWLEALGYGRPEEEQVGIDLGYTSRLYERPAGFDEWKILVVNGRAPEAKRSGFISNVEGGRWIVSLNGYFGDHAPIDDEGFLEFARGLPSPHLYEYIREAKPLTAPVSYKIPTSRWMHYEKMARFPEGFVLLGDTVCALNPVFGQGMTVACLGAKLLGEKVARARTSPGGLHAGLARSFQKELSKIVGLCWFLTTTMDLAYPETRGKRPLGLKAVQWSVQNMIDLTSLDAKSCHAFYEVLHMRKGMEGLLQPGFVAALLAYNLKSLFVPREQRANLTTLPPSPGRGEPPAEPGPRDIAA
- a CDS encoding OPT family oligopeptide transporter, encoding MKPEAAKSEAVRSVAVAATSASNEVPKTAEFQPYITADRTDVAEFTPKAIGIGVLFGVIFGAATVYLALKAGLTVSASIPIAVLAISLLKKLGGSTILENNVVQTIGSAGESIAAGVVFTLPGFLFLSTDSQGSSFFEYWTIFTLALLGGVLGTLMMVPLRRSLIVKEHGNLPYPEGTACASVLIAGEKGGDLAKIAFQGVGFAFVYALLQKIVKLIAETPALVTKQANKYFPSATLNGDITPEYLGVGYIVGPKIAGVLVAGGVLAWLGIIPLLASVVPPDTIAEQLVKLGYLTSLTTAGGPGGWDPATHGFANTATAIYRAYVRQIGAGAVAAGGFITLLKTLPTIVAAFKESIASFKEGAAGAAQKRTERDLPITFVLFGSVGLILTMAALPFLPGSVFGRLLLGILIVVFGFFFVTVASRIVGIIGSSSNPISGMTIATLMATCLIFIGIGWTGDMYQPMALCVGGMVCIAAANAGATSQDLKTGYLVGATPRAQQIGLMIGAVAAAIVIGLTMKLLDTPTEALRAQGVQHMIGTDAFPAPQGTLMATLIKGLLSFNLDWQFVLVGVALSVTMELCGVKSLSFAVGAYLPLSTTAPIFVGGAIKGLSDYMAQRKGEHVEESELGPGNLFSTGLVAGGALAGVVVAILSVNEGVNAAISKLSVEQALHHSVGAAGYDLIGVIAFAIMGFVLYRISRKPAQA